One Scylla paramamosain isolate STU-SP2022 chromosome 5, ASM3559412v1, whole genome shotgun sequence genomic region harbors:
- the LOC135100973 gene encoding uncharacterized protein LOC135100973 codes for MVSAAVVTAAAAVEVVHQNSPHLPSIAAPALFTSSPTNARVESGAESNASQVLAPEDTVRGSNEQDSRGPVVGGGGHTGSYRSGNYPDANSQVDGSGIDGDSSLLRSDNRTGNCSSVGDGDDVESGMCEEEEEQGGEIRDKMWRECPGLAKSRLAEEGFRRAVSLGLEQCGRLWCNRVEGNEERRHRGGVYYVVQLGHVAEHEHECLLNISRMIVLHHSWPMCVSDFVCATNHSTFDMSASDCMPWQCWAAETAVLVFMVLVSTCIVTMSVVIMTVIIASPQFHKPKYYLRFSLAATDFLIGVIVCGHAAYNQWVGLTEIPFGRFLEYANLKAGQLFRHVPNCLWGVSDVLTQISGFFVSSNMIISLYTLSLMSLDRYLLLTRTHYRTLVTSRRVGVALLVSWSCGLCVPSLHFVYRPQKQDDICVNYDTSSLDVHIINNESKIATADYKVYLKHAVPLSVTVVVVAFPIIMLLVFSFRTLRKYNSYTRDRSVRQVKSALQLTQSHCSLSRQVSSTSLAAMVALSPLATPDRTHLATARAPPTCCHSSPPSYKLKFIFRKRKPENNDGKMYDAKTAASSLNLAQRLSGGAHDKMTNGGVTEAEPATQDNGREREGSGEGDGVNGGGGGGGGVGGGRESILGALGLRRLLASHSHSDHVAATIRRLRGSVVLGGWGAEWMTGRDREITCTVLVNVAVFMFACFPLLAVGGWMMFLYFTQQESINNRAPLKQLLFVAPWLMALNSLWNALLHLAYNHKFRSAAGHLIWTACRRLCRVFSGCGKE; via the exons ATGGTGTCGGCGGCAGTGGTAACGGCAGCGGCTGCGGTTGAAGTTGTCCATCAGAACTCTCCACACCTCCCCTCCATCGCCGCCCCCGCCCTGTTCACCTCCAGCCCGACAAACGCACGAGTGGAGAGTGGCGCTGAGAGTAATGCGTCACAGGTGTTGGCACCGGAGGACACTGTTAGAGGCAGTAACGAGCAGGACAGCAGGGGGCCAGTAGTGGGTGGTGGAGGCCACACAGGCAGCTACAGAAGTGGGAACTACCCAGACGCCAACAGTCAAGTCGATGGTAGTGGTATTGATGGTGACAGTTCACTGTTACGTTCCGATAACAGAACTGGAAACTGTAGCAGTGTCGGTGATGGCGATGACGTTGAGTCTGGAatgtgcgaggaggaggaggagcagggtggCGAGATCAGAGACAAGATGTGGCGGGAGTGTCCAGGGCTGGCGAAGTCGCGGCTGGCGGAAGAAGGGTTCAGGAGAGCCGTGTCCTTGGGGCTGGAGCAGTGTGGGCGGCTGTGGTGCAACCGTGTGGAGGGAAACGAGGAGCGGCGGCACCGTGGCGGCGTGTACTACGTCGTCCAACTTGGCCACGTGGCGGAGCACGAGCACGAGTGTCTCCTCAACATCAGTCGGATGATCGTGCTCCATCACTCGTGGCCAATGTGTGTCAGCGACTTCGTGTGTGCCACCAACCACTCCACCTTCGACATGTCGGCGTCGGACTGCATGCCGTGGCAGTGCTGGGCGGCGGAGACAGCAGTGCTGGTGTTCATGGTGCTTGTGTCCACTTGCATCGTAACCATGAGTGTGGTGATCATGACGGTCATCATTGCCTCCCCACAGTTCCACAAGCCCAAGTATTACCTTCGCTTCTCTCTCGCTGCCACTGACTTTTTAATCGGCGTGATTGTGTGTGGCCACGCCGCCTACAACCAGTGGGTGGGCCTTACTGAAATCCCTTTCGGTAGGTTTTTGGAGTACGCCAACTTGAAAGCGGGGCAGCTGTTTCGACACGTGCCTAACTGCCTGTGGGGCGTGTCGGACGTGCTCACGCAAATCAGTGGCTTCTTCGTGTCCTCCAACATGATCATATCACTCTACACTCTCTCCCTAATGAGCCTCGACCGGTACCTGCTGCTCACACGCACCCATTACCGCACGCTCGTCACCTCCCGCCGAGTCGGTGTCGCTCTCCTGGTGTCGTGGAGCTGCGGCCTCTGCGTCCCGTCGCTACACTTTGTTTATCGGCCTCAGAAGCAGGACGACATATGCGTCAATTACGACACGTCTTCGCTGGACGTGCATATCATCAACAACGAGAGCAAGATCGCCACAGCAGACTACAAGGTGTACCTGAAGCATGCGGTACCGCTGAgcgtgacggtggtggtggtggcctttCCCATCATCATGctcctcgtcttctccttcAGGACGCTTCGTAAGTACAATTCCTACACGCGGGATCGCTCGGTGCGGCAGGTCAAGTCGGCGCTGCAGCTCACCCAGAGCCACTGTTCACTCTCGCGGCAGGTGAGCAGCACCAGCCTGGCCGCCATGGTGGCCCTCAGCCCGTTAGCCACCCCTGATCGCACACACTTGGCCACTGCCCGCGCGCCGCCCACCTGCTGCCACTCCTCGCCTCCTTCCTACAAGCTCAAATTCATCTTCAGAAAAAGGAAGCCAGAGAACAACGATGGTAAAATGTACGACGCCAAGACAGCGGCCTCGTCCTTGAACCTCGCGCAACGCCTCAGCGGCGGAGCACATG ACAAGATGACCAACGGAGGCGTGACGGAGGCAGAGCCGGCAACGCAGGATAACGGCAGGGAACGAGAAGGCAGTGGCGAAGGAGATGGAGttaatggtggaggtggaggtggtggtggagtaggtgGAGGGCGGGAGTCAATTCTGGGGGCGCTGGGACTCCGCCGCCTGCTGGCCTCTCACTCCCACAGCGATCATGTGGCTGCCACTATCCGCCGCCtacgagg GAGCGTGGTGCTGGGCGGCTGGGGTGCTGAGTGGATGACGGGGCGAGACAGGGAGATCACTTGTACCGTGCTGGTGAATGTGGCCGTGTTCATGTTTGCCTGCTTCCCACTGCTGGCGGTGGGCGGCTGGATGATGTTCCTCTACTTCAcgcagcag GAGAGTATCAACAACCGGGCGCCCCTCAAACAGCTGCTTTTCGTGGCCCCGTGGCTCATGGCGCTCAACAGCCTCTGGAACGCCCTCCTGCACCTTGCCTACAACCACAAATTCCGCAGCGCCGCAGGACACCTCATCTGGACCGCCTGCCGGAGACTTTGTCGAGTGTTCAGTGGCTGCGgcaaagagtga